Within the Nitrospirota bacterium genome, the region GACCTGTCCAGCTTTTCTGCACACATGACCCAAATGATTCAGTTGCTCGATGAAGCGGACCGTCAGCGCAGCGGCGACGAGTCTGAATTGCGGCAATGGCTGGTCCTCCTCGATGAACCAGTCACTTCGACCGATCCGACAGAAGGCGCGGCCCTAGCCGAAGCCTTGCTCTGCCGGCTGGCCACGTTGGGCATGAAAGTCGTCGCGACCACCCACTACGGATCGCTGAAGGCCCTGGCCCATATGGTGCCAGGCTTTGCGAACGCCAGCGTCGAGTTCGACGTCGCGACGCTTTCACCCACCTATCGGCTCTTCATGGGGGTGCCTGGGGGATCGTCTGCGCTGGAGATTGCCGGCCGGTTGGGAATGGACCGGGCCTTGCTGGATGAGGCGAGGCTGAAGCTCCACAAAGATGAGCGGGCCATGGAAGCGATGCTGCAGGATCTGCAAGCGACGCAGCGGCAGTTGTCCGATGACCTCGCCCGCGCGGTCGAGGCCAGACGGGAAGCGGAGCAGGCGGAACAACGAGCGAAGGCACAGTTGGCTCACTTGGAAGAGACTGAACGGGAAGCACAGAGGGGTCTCAAGCGAAAACTCAGTGAACAGTTCAGTCGCGCGCGGGCGGAAGTACAGGCCACGGTCGATACCGTCAAGGGTGAGCAGAAGCTGATCAAAGCGAAAGCCGCGAAGCAACGATTGTTCGAGCTCGAGGCGCAAACAAGAGCCGAGTTGGCTCCAGCCGGGACGCCGATTCCGCTTGAGCAATTGGGGGTGGGAGATCAGGTCGAGATTAGTGGGCTCGGCATGACCGGCACGCTCCTCGAAACAACGCAGGGAAAGAAACGCGTGAGGGTGAAGGTGGGGGCAGGAGAACTGCTCGCGACAGTGGCGAATCTCGTGGGACTCGCACGGGGGCAAGCGGCACAGTCGAAGCCGGCGTCAGCACCATCGACCCCACGCCGGTTCCAGCTAGGAGGCGGGCTGGGGCTGGATGAACAGACGGTCGTGGATGTGCGAGGAAGGGCGGCGGACGAGGCGTTGGACCAGGTGGTTGCGGCGCTGGATCGCGCGACGATGGAGGCCGTGCCGCTTCTCCGCATCATTCATGGCCATGGCACCGGCAAGCTCAAAGCGACCTTGCGAGAGTATTTGAAAGACTCCCCCTATGTTGCTGGTACTCGTCCCGGTGATCGTGCAGAAGGCGGGGATGGTGTGACGATCGTAACCGTGCGCTGACAGGAGAGCGGGAGCGGCCGGATGTCCTTCTTGCTCGCGGAGCGCGCACGATAAGAATGTGCTCGTTCGACGCGCGCAGTGAACGACAATCTGGCCACTCCCTTATGAGGGGTGTAAAAGCGCCGTCAGAAGATGAGATGGCAGACTAGATGGTCTCCTGTGCTCGTGCAACGCGCGGTCGCGGACTCCCCTCGTTGGACACGCGAAGTGGGAGACCTTCTAGCCCGCTCTCAAGGGAGAAGATAGGCGCGCGAACTTGAGGATCGACCGGGCAGCTCTGCGCGAGTCACTATTCACGCATGCACTCCATCTAGGCCATAGATGCTGGCGGACCTTTCCAGCATCCTGCTAGAGGTTTACACGAACCTCCGCTAGAGTAGCGACAGGAGTGAGGACACCCATGAGTCAGACCACAGAAACGGCTATTAAGTTGCTTGAGCGCTTGTCGGAAGAGGCGCAGGTACAGGTGCTCGAAGCTCTGCGTCAACTTGTCGCCGAATCGAGCGATGACGCACAATGGGACGAGGTCTTTCGGAGAAGCCAGAATTTTTTGGCGGCAGCTGCGCGTAACGCTCGAGCAGAGGTGGCCGCAGAGAATGCCACTTCGATAAATTTTGACAAGCTTTGACCTCCCACACGCTGCCCAGCTTTTGGGAAGCGTACTATCGCCTTCCCGACCACATCCGTCAGGCCGCCAGGGAGCATATCACTGACATGATTCATCTCCTTTTGGAAAGGATACGGAGAACTTGCGCCACCCGACAGTCTTGTCAAGAAGGCCTTGCCGAAGTAGCCATAATTCTGTACACTTATCAAGCGTAAGGAGATATCCATGACCAAGACCATTTCATTGAAAGAAGCTAGAGACCAGTTCTCGGATATTGTCGACAAGGCCGGACGTCTGTCTGAACGATTCGTCGTGACGAAGAACGGCACTCCCAGAGCGGTTGTGATGGGCGCCGATGAATACGAAAGCTGGGTGGAGACGTTGGAGTTGCTGTCCAATCCGAAGGCAGTCAAAGCCCTCAAGCAAGGGCTCAAAGAAGCGAAAGCGGGGAAGTTTCATTCCTTCAAAGATATATTCGGTGAAGAGCATTGAGGCAAGTTCGACTCACGCCGCAAGCCCTCAAAGACCTCAAGGATTTCGACGAACCCACGCGAAAACGAGTCAAAGAAGCCCTCCGCCACCTGGTCGAGCATCCTCTTGACGGCAAGCCCCTCAAGGGCCAGTTTCAGAAAGACAAGGTGTGGTCCTACCGAGTGTGGCCATATCGCATTCTCTACCGTCTTGCCGGTTCCGAATGGCTGGACGTACTCTCCATCGAACACAGAAAGGATGTCTATCGGTAGGCAAAATCATCACACTCGCCTCACCCTTTTAGCAAAATGCCTTCGGAAACTCCCTCGCAGACTCAGTTAGTTTCCGTTTTCCTCTCTGGTAGAACCTCGACGAGTCCCCGGCGCCTCAGGTCGCGCCTATTCCTGACCTGCCTCACCGCCAAAAAAAGTTCAACCGCTTCGGGTAATTTAGAATCTTCCCATTTTTCGCCGCGCAGTTAAGGTCAGTTTGGCGACTCCTTGGGGGGAGATGTGGAACAGAGAAGGCCCTCGTGGCACACACCAACACCTTGGCCCAGCAAGACCAAACGAACGGTAGTTGGCCAGCTCAGGTCAGCCAATCAGAAAATAGGCGCCAAAGCCAATAGCTGCGAGCACCGCGACGCTGAGCATCACCTTCTCGTGCCCGCACAGGCCTTCTTGGGCTTTGCAGACCGCCAGGGAACACATGACCGACATCTTGTGCCTCCTTCTGTGAAAGTGGGAAGCTTCTATCCCTGCTCGCCTCTCCTGTCAATAATCGCCTGTCTGGTTTCATCCAGATGTTTTTGGAGATAGGTCATGAACGGTGTCCCGCCTGTCCCGACGGCAGTGGGATTGCTCGTGTGGGATTGATGTTGCCGGTGGATGTAACTGTCGGCATAACCGATGTGGATGTCACGGAACTGCGCGAGCAGATCGACGCAGCGGAAGTAGGCCATCCAGAGATCGGGACGGCTCAGTTTGCGATCGCGGACATAGCCGGAGAGCACCGGTCTGCCCCCATGGTCCTTGGTCTCTTCCAGAGCCTGGATGAATGTCCTGTGGCGCGGGGGCATGTAGTCTCGCATCTCTTGCAGGTATACGGTTAACGGATCCGGCGCATGGGCGATGCCCAGCCCTGCATCGAGGCAGGGCACTATGGAGCTTTGCGCGCCGGTCTCGCCGCGGAATTGTTGCGGGCGTCCCTCGTACGCCGCGACCCCCTCGTACCTCAGGCCGTCGGGGAGCGCAGGGTTGTTTTTCCAGGCGTGGATGTAGGGCCGCACGCGGTTGTAGTACACATAGGGATCGCAGCGCTCCTTCATCCTGAGCAACGTGTCGCGCATTGCCTCCTGAGCCTTTGCCAGCGAGGCGAGCCCCAACAACGTGTCATCTTCCTTGTCCGCGACAGCGCCATTCACCGCCCGCACGAGTCCGGCGAGCCCGGGCCCTGCTTCCCGCTCAATCTGGATGTGCACGACGACAAACCACTCTTCGTCGAGTCCCCCGAGAAAATTCTGCAGCAAGACAATGTTATCGAGCTGAATTGGCTTGGCAGGATCGAGTCGTCGCCAATTGTCGAGGGCATAGGAGGCGTAGGAGAGCACCGGCGGCCGGCCGAGGTGCTTGGCAATCTGGTGCCAGGGTTGAGCCAGTTGGGGCGGTAAAGCACAGGCCGGTTGGTCCGGCACTTCCCAGACATAGGCGTGGCCGGCAAACGAGAGGATGCGCATCGCGGCCCGATAGTCTTCGATGCGCCAGGAGGCAGGCACGGAGGGAAGCAGCGTGGGCCGCTCGTCGATGAACCACCGGACCATGCGGGCGCTGAGCAGTTTCGGCAGCTCATGCCCGAGCTGGTTCAGCGTGGAGCAATCAGGTAGCTGCTCTTGAGGGTCTCGGGGGAGAAACCCTTGTTCAGGCGAGATCTCATAATCGGAGAGGATGAGGGGCAGCGGTGTTATGGATTTCATAAGCGCCTCCGGTTCGTATGACCTCGGCACCTGGCTGGACTCGATCACATTATATATCGGATGCAGTGCGTTTGCTGTTCGTGTGCTACCCAACATGAACACCATGCAGATCCACGCCATGGTTCTCTACGAATTTGCCCTCAACGCTCTCAGAGGATTAGGCTTTCCCTATTCACATTTAATCTAACCCAAGGAGGCCGATCATGTCACAGATGACTGCGGTGCAAGTCAGTGGTCCTGGCGGCACGTTCGAGACCGTGAATCGTCAGGTGCCGGAACCGGGGCCTGGTACAGTCCGCATCAGGATAGAGGCTTGCGGCGTCTGCCATAGTGACGTCTTTGTGAAGGAAGGGCATTGGCCAGGCCTGCAATATCCACGAGTGACGGGGCACGAGGTTGCCGGTGTGATTGATGCCGTGGGATCGGGTGTGACGATTTGGAAGAAGGGCCAGCGGGTTGGAGTGGGATGGCACGGAGGACATTGCGGACAATGCGTTTCCTGTCGTCGCGGGGATTTCATGGGCTGTCAGTATTTTCAAGTCACGGGGTTCAAGGAAGACGGGGGGTATGCCCAGTACATGATCGCCAGGAGCGAAGCCGTCGCAGCAATTCCAGACACCCTCTCGTCGGTGGAAGCGGCGCCGCTCCTCTGTGCAGGCGTCACGACCTTCAACAGTTTGCGCCACAGCGGAGCGAAGGCGGGCGATCTGGTGGCGGTGCAGGGGCTGGGCGGGCTGGGACATCTCGGCGTTCAGTTTGCCAACAAGATGGGTTTCCGCACCGTGGCAATAGGCCGTGGGCAGGACAAGGAAACCTTGGCGCTGAAATTGGGCGCTGCTCGTTACCTCGATACCGAGAAGACTAACGCGGCAAACGAATTGGCCAAGATGGGTGGCGCCTCGGTCATTCTGGCTACCGCGCCGAACAGTAAATCGATGTCGGAGTTGATCGATGGACTCGATGTCGGCGGCAAACTGCTGGTCATAGGCGCATCGGCCGACGCCATTACGGTCACGCCCATTCAACTCATCGGCGCCCGCCGGTCGATTCAAGGTTGGCCATCCGGGACCGCCAAAGATTCGGAAGACACGCTGAACTTTTGTGCGCTGACCGGCATTCGGCCCATGATCGAGACCTTTCCTCTTGAACAAGCGGCGGCTGCCTATGATCGCATGCTGAGCGGCAAGGCGCGCTTTCGGGTGGTGTTGACGATGGGCGGATGAACGGTCACTGGCAGGATGCTGAAAAAGCCCGCCAGCGTCGTTCTCGGCTCCTCGAAATCCTCAACGTACCCCAGAGGGTACGCCTCCGGTTTCGACTCGCCTGCGGCCTTGCTGGACGGCCTTTTTGAGCATCCTGCGGGAGCCTGATGATCTTCTGTGCTCGCGCAACGCGCGGTCGCGGACTTCCCTCGTTGGACGCGCGCAGCGAAGGCCAGTATGGAGACTCCTTGGGGGAGATGCGAAACAGAGAAGGTCGCCATCGCCCGTAGGCGAAAACTGCCGACTCCAAATCCTTCACATTCCATAATCGGGTTTAAATTGCATATGCTTTCCACTCAACGTCAAAAAATGGTGCATCCACGACAATAGTATTGCCGGAAGACACGTGATCCAAACCAATCATATTATGTGTCTAGCGTGGAGGTAGCCCGCCTGCGAGGATTTTTTGGCAGGTCCGGCTGACCGAAAGATTATGCCATAGCGATTGGTTCTTTGATGCGGTTCCATTCTCTCTTTAGCACTTGGCGAGACAGATTAATGACTTTCGGGTGAGCGGCAATGAACGCGGTGTCCCCCCTTCTTCCCGCGCTCAAGAGAAGAAAGCACCTCACGAATCAGTTTTTCGAGTTGGATGTGATCGTCTTCTTTGGCGTTCAACATGAGTTGAATTTTTGTTTCCAGATGAGTGAGTCGTTGGTACTCACCGTCCTCTCTGTTGTCGAAGCCAGTGGCGAAATAGTGGTGGGAGCTACTGCAAAGATTTGAAAGAAGATCTCGAAGAGCATTGATCCAAGCCTGGCGCATAGGGGCGGTAATTTGCCTGCTTGCGACATCAAGTGAGGACCGAACTTGGCGTCTGGCAACGTGAAGCGAGCTGAAAGGCCCGAAAAAAAACAGCAAGAGCTGGGACGATCAGGGAGAGGACTGGAGTGATGTTATCCATGTGCGTGATGGGGTTTATCGGGGAAATCGCTCTAATGCAGAATGATATGCCTTCTGCATGAATTCTAAAACGATATCTGTACAGCGATTGCAGGCTTCAAGATTAAGGGAAATGCGACCTTCTTGAATCTCTATGCCCTTAACTTTCTTCGCAAAGCTTTCTACGGCCTCTGGCTTGCTGAATCCTTCAAGGCATGAATTGTTGTGAACTATGCAATTTCGTACTTCGATAAGACCTTGGAGCAACTGCCGAGTTGGTTCATCACAAACTGGTCCCAGCCCGCACGCTTTTTCGCTGTAGGTCACGAAGCGATCTAAGGGCGAGCCTTTTAAATCTCCCCACTTCAGCTTCTGTCCTGTTGTTGTCTTGAGAAGGTCGCAATAGGTCCTGAGTTGGTCGTCGAGTGCGATGAGGAGTGTCACAATAAAGCTCTTCCTTGTGAAGTCAGGGAAATCGACGGTTATCAGAGTGTCGTCCCCGTCCGCTCCTTCGTGATATGGGAATTCAATTTCTTCAGTTTTTCGCAGAAGAAGCTTTAAGTCCTGCAAATGGCAATCTAGATCTACTAGATTGCCAAAGAAGTGAAGTCCCGGGGGATGGTCGGTTTTTTTCATCGCGGATTCAAGTAGCCAGTGCATAACGTCAACGACGGCGTGATGGAGTAACCTCTTGGCACACCAAGGGGTTACTGATGCGCACATATCGTCGGATCACCTACGAAGACCGGTGCCAGATTTACGCCTTGCGGACGGCAGGAAAAACCCAGGCCGCAATTGGCAAGGCGCTCGGCTTGAGCCAAGGAACCGTGAGCCGGGAACTCGCCAGGAACACGGGGCAGCGGGGCTATCGCTTTCAGCAAGCGCAGCGCAACGCGCAGTCCCGACAGCAGCAGGTTCGACACCAGCCGCGCAAGTTGACCCTCCGTGTGCGGCGCGCGATCGCCCGCAAGCTGCGGGAGGAACGCTGGAGCCCAGAGCAGATCAGCTTCTGGTTGCGGGCCGAGCGCGGGGTGGCACTCAGCCACGAATGGATCTACCGAATGATCTGGGACAACAAGCGGGCGGGCGGCGACCTCTGGCGGTTCTTGCGACGGCGTGGCAAGCACTATAACCGGCGTGGTGCCCAGCACGCCGGCCGAGGCGTGATCCCTCATCGCATCGACATCGCTGAGCGCCCCGCGATT harbors:
- a CDS encoding type II toxin-antitoxin system RelE/ParE family toxin, producing the protein MRQVRLTPQALKDLKDFDEPTRKRVKEALRHLVEHPLDGKPLKGQFQKDKVWSYRVWPYRILYRLAGSEWLDVLSIEHRKDVYR
- a CDS encoding alcohol dehydrogenase; amino-acid sequence: MSQMTAVQVSGPGGTFETVNRQVPEPGPGTVRIRIEACGVCHSDVFVKEGHWPGLQYPRVTGHEVAGVIDAVGSGVTIWKKGQRVGVGWHGGHCGQCVSCRRGDFMGCQYFQVTGFKEDGGYAQYMIARSEAVAAIPDTLSSVEAAPLLCAGVTTFNSLRHSGAKAGDLVAVQGLGGLGHLGVQFANKMGFRTVAIGRGQDKETLALKLGAARYLDTEKTNAANELAKMGGASVILATAPNSKSMSELIDGLDVGGKLLVIGASADAITVTPIQLIGARRSIQGWPSGTAKDSEDTLNFCALTGIRPMIETFPLEQAAAAYDRMLSGKARFRVVLTMGG
- a CDS encoding IS30 family transposase; amino-acid sequence: MRTYRRITYEDRCQIYALRTAGKTQAAIGKALGLSQGTVSRELARNTGQRGYRFQQAQRNAQSRQQQVRHQPRKLTLRVRRAIARKLREERWSPEQISFWLRAERGVALSHEWIYRMIWDNKRAGGDLWRFLRRRGKHYNRRGAQHAGRGVIPHRIDIAERPAIVAAKMRLGDWEGDTIVGAQRKGALLTHVERKSLFTTISKLPRPTAKATHRATVHRLNPLRDHVHTITYDNGKEFARHRDTADILCAQVFFATPYHAWERGVNENTNGLIRDFFPKGTDFTTIHPATVARVERLLNRRPRKSLGFKTPNEVFQALVRRG
- a CDS encoding type II toxin-antitoxin system Phd/YefM family antitoxin; amino-acid sequence: MTKTISLKEARDQFSDIVDKAGRLSERFVVTKNGTPRAVVMGADEYESWVETLELLSNPKAVKALKQGLKEAKAGKFHSFKDIFGEEH
- a CDS encoding endonuclease MutS2, producing MNLFEQTTKVLEWPRLLEALAGHARSTMGAARCRVLELAADLEDAIRRQQETTEMGRLQDAGDGLPPFVFPDIRDPLARAQKGAALELLELRDCAVVLELLEESGRFVVRHQHDAPALGSVGQSLQSAGELRPVKSALDAAIHQDGSMKESATPELRRLMHQAHALKQQIRHQVDQMLHSRRFEEILQEQYFAQREGRYVIPVKTDMRGRVPGIVHDVSASGATVFIEPRELVELNNSIKVADLEIEREVRRILRELSALVAAQAELMLAGLEALAELDGIAARASFGRQLKAQPVVLNDEGRVTLLQARHPLLVLSKGEVVANDILLDESIQVLVISGPNTGGKTVTLKIVGLFALMVRAGLHLPCDAESEMAFFPDVYADIGDAQDLARDLSSFSAHMTQMIQLLDEADRQRSGDESELRQWLVLLDEPVTSTDPTEGAALAEALLCRLATLGMKVVATTHYGSLKALAHMVPGFANASVEFDVATLSPTYRLFMGVPGGSSALEIAGRLGMDRALLDEARLKLHKDERAMEAMLQDLQATQRQLSDDLARAVEARREAEQAEQRAKAQLAHLEETEREAQRGLKRKLSEQFSRARAEVQATVDTVKGEQKLIKAKAAKQRLFELEAQTRAELAPAGTPIPLEQLGVGDQVEISGLGMTGTLLETTQGKKRVRVKVGAGELLATVANLVGLARGQAAQSKPASAPSTPRRFQLGGGLGLDEQTVVDVRGRAADEALDQVVAALDRATMEAVPLLRIIHGHGTGKLKATLREYLKDSPYVAGTRPGDRAEGGDGVTIVTVR